From Granulicella sp. WH15, the proteins below share one genomic window:
- a CDS encoding MBL fold metallo-hydrolase, with amino-acid sequence MWLKQAVKVGKQYMNPVATAVGGLSIMFKVLPLYLTNKEERTPKVAPGPFRTDLRVYETPPASGLRVTWFGHSASLLEIDGVRLLVDPVWDERASPWQWTGPRRFFAPTVPLAELPLLRPDAVFFSHDHYDHMGEATVRHLAKASPNLRWITPLGVGSVLREMGVPAAQVTELDWTHSTVVQGTDGAELTVTALPTRHFSGRSLFNRFETLWASYALRGSSHNVYYGADSGFWDGFSEIGAAYGPFDLTMLEVGAYHPLWGSIHMGPEGAMQAFAALGGHGLLMPIHWGLFDLALHGWREPIRQVLELAVSRDVRLWSPEPGLPTEVVAGQEVRSGWWQKS; translated from the coding sequence ATGTGGCTCAAGCAGGCTGTAAAGGTAGGCAAGCAGTACATGAATCCGGTGGCTACGGCGGTGGGTGGCCTCTCGATCATGTTCAAAGTGCTGCCGTTGTACCTGACGAATAAGGAGGAACGCACCCCGAAGGTCGCTCCGGGGCCGTTCCGGACAGACCTGCGAGTGTACGAGACCCCACCGGCGAGCGGCTTGCGGGTGACTTGGTTCGGGCACTCGGCGTCTCTGCTGGAGATCGACGGGGTCCGGCTGCTGGTGGACCCCGTCTGGGACGAGCGGGCCTCTCCGTGGCAGTGGACGGGGCCGCGCCGGTTCTTCGCGCCCACGGTCCCGCTCGCGGAGCTGCCGCTGTTGCGACCGGATGCAGTGTTCTTCTCGCACGACCACTACGATCACATGGGCGAGGCGACGGTGCGGCATCTGGCCAAGGCGTCGCCGAATCTGCGCTGGATCACTCCCCTCGGAGTCGGCTCGGTGCTGCGGGAGATGGGAGTCCCGGCGGCCCAGGTGACGGAGTTGGACTGGACCCACTCGACGGTGGTGCAGGGGACGGATGGTGCCGAGCTGACGGTGACGGCCCTGCCGACTCGCCACTTCTCGGGCCGGAGCCTCTTCAACCGCTTCGAGACGCTATGGGCCTCCTACGCGCTGCGCGGCTCGAGCCACAACGTCTACTACGGCGCGGATTCGGGTTTTTGGGACGGATTTAGCGAGATTGGCGCAGCATATGGCCCGTTCGACCTGACGATGCTGGAGGTTGGTGCCTACCACCCCCTTTGGGGATCGATCCACATGGGGCCGGAGGGCGCGATGCAGGCGTTTGCGGCGCTGGGTGGCCACGGGCTGCTGATGCCGATCCACTGGGGCCTCTTCGACCTGGCCCTGCACGGCTGGCGGGAGCCGATCCGGCAGGTTTTGGAGCTGGCCGTGAGCCGGGATGTGCGGCTGTGGTCGCCGGAGCCGGGGCTGCCGACGGAGGTGGTGGCAGGGCAGGAGGTGCGGTCGGGGTGGTGGCAGAAGAGTTAA
- a CDS encoding metallophosphoesterase, with product MQGDPLTEQDSTPESFDSQPPHGFWTRRRFLLASGLSAAGFALYSGQIARHEIDLTHITVPIRDLPHAFDGFRIAQISDLHLEEFTEEYFLRHVVERVNALAPDLVLVTGDFISDGPRSVSYSLKAAVRCGEILHGLTCPLRFGCLGNHDASVGSQGVIERIRPSGLRVLVNEHIPIERQGQRLWLAALDDLGHGNPSADLAVPERPDGPVILMAHEPDYAVGRYKKWHREPVDLILSGHSHGGQVRLPGGRPLTLPPGASKYYDGLYQVGPTQLYVNRGIGTVGVPFRLNCPPEITLHTLAPV from the coding sequence ATGCAAGGTGATCCATTGACGGAGCAGGACTCTACGCCAGAATCATTCGATTCCCAGCCCCCTCATGGGTTCTGGACGCGGCGGCGTTTCCTGCTCGCCTCGGGCCTATCCGCCGCGGGGTTTGCGCTCTACTCCGGCCAGATCGCCCGCCATGAGATCGACCTTACCCATATCACTGTCCCCATCCGCGACCTGCCGCACGCCTTTGACGGGTTTCGGATCGCGCAGATCAGCGATCTTCATCTTGAGGAGTTCACCGAGGAGTACTTTCTGCGCCATGTCGTCGAGCGGGTCAACGCGCTGGCACCGGACCTGGTGCTGGTCACCGGCGACTTCATCAGCGACGGTCCCCGGTCAGTCTCCTACTCTCTCAAAGCCGCTGTCCGCTGCGGCGAGATCCTCCACGGGCTTACGTGCCCGCTCCGCTTCGGCTGCCTGGGCAATCACGACGCCAGCGTCGGCTCACAGGGGGTCATCGAGCGCATACGGCCCAGCGGGCTCAGGGTGCTGGTCAACGAGCACATCCCCATCGAGCGGCAGGGGCAGCGGCTCTGGCTCGCCGCGCTGGACGACCTGGGCCACGGCAACCCCTCGGCGGATCTCGCCGTGCCCGAGAGGCCGGACGGGCCGGTCATCCTGATGGCGCACGAGCCTGACTACGCCGTTGGCCGGTACAAGAAATGGCACCGCGAGCCGGTTGACCTGATCCTCTCCGGCCACTCGCACGGGGGGCAGGTCCGGCTGCCTGGGGGGCGGCCCCTGACCCTGCCGCCGGGCGCGTCGAAGTACTACGACGGGCTCTACCAGGTCGGCCCCACTCAGCTTTATGTCAATCGCGGCATCGGGACCGTGGGCGTGCCCTTCCGGCTGAACTGCCCGCCGGAGATTACCCTGCATACTCTGGCCCCGGTGTGA
- a CDS encoding glutamate synthase-related protein, with translation MDQSRSHLRNEELAATVSGDSSALLRPSLIDARFDQDSCGVGFVSSIAGKASHSILSQSLTALARLAHRGATAADGKSSDGVGVMTAVPRALLLRETGITLPEDQFLGVGMVFMPLDYTKTEPALEECLTAHQIKVLCWRDVPVNVSALGEIALGTMPRIRQVLVVDEAPANPALTPKQSQDALERRLYLARKQFERMFTAGQVMGYLCSLSSRTLVYKGMSSGQLLPEFYPDLTSPEYATHFSIFHQRYATNTTPAWHRAQPGRTLGHNGEINTVWGNRARMDARDATLPDECKPILTKTGTDSTSLDETVELLSKNGRTISESMRILLPPAASTRRPSSFLQYHADCVEPWDGPAAIAFSDGRVVGAILDRNGLRPSRFAITSGGLVVAGSEIGLVDLDPEEVIHSGRLGPGEMLVVDMIDGKVFENEELLTIFDTDATYAKLLDRQTFVGTRPYQSLLADEIAAFHRGFGYTREDVRMILQPMATEGKDAVWSMGDDTPLAFMARAPRPVYAFIRQRFAQVTNPAIDPLREAIVVSLHTRLGPWSHMLDKKSPLAGLSLESPFLSLDQMETLRRGEHPHAEDLRMEELHCVFAPSETLESAIARIAQLAIEIVRNGARILLLTDRTARSNALIAIPMAMATGAVNQALTLSGLRTESGLAVEAGDVRDIHHAAVLIGYGAGAVCPWLALETARSFSADEPLLAEKKMLKSFDAGLAKVMSKMGISVVDSYRDAHLFDILGLHQTVVDRCFANTPAPLSGIGFAELDRQLRLGWQPTAEPAADLPDYGWIRFRKADVSEPHGWQPSTVRALQTVVGSTRAGVLPPDPAAAFTIFSQEIAARQPAVLRDLLEIRPNGAPLALDEIESSSSIFKRFIASAMSLGSLSPEAHQCITMAMNMIGGRSNTGEGGEDRDVYRVPAAVPPTPSPSGSGSGAQLSGGTAVAELVSTEAPIPGLLNNRIKQVASGRFGVTAEYLAHAEEIEIKVAQGAKPGEGGQLPSHKVSGLIARLRHAQPGVALISPPPHHDIYSIEDLAQLIYDLKRVNPKAAVGVKLVSGCGVGTVAAGVAKAYADFIVIAGNNGGTGAAALSSIKYAGNPWELGLAEAQQTLMQTGMRGRVRLRTDGGLTTARDVLVAALLGADEYAFGTAVLVSIGCDMARQCHLNTCPTGIATQKPELRAKFRGKPEHVVRFFEELAQDLRHLLAQYGLRSLEEAIGRTDLLEQVRHDGELNLAPMLAHSANGPAQWQHIRNTQPVECPPIDEAWTEPALAAIAAGEPYVVESAIANCDRALGARLAGEIALQRAQADVPADVTFRLTGTAGQSFGAFTVPGMKLELHGQANDFVGKGLSGGELVIRARGLAARDSGQHVILGNVALYGGTAGMLLAAGRAGERFAVRNSGVTAVVEGVGDHGCEYMTGGTVVVLGRAGINFAAGMTGGLAWVYDADGSFVRDQRFHLEFVEPESFATVDAESQEKLHALVKLQAEQAESSLAKSMLANWPASAEAFVRLTPKPQV, from the coding sequence ATGGATCAGTCCCGCTCTCATCTTCGGAACGAGGAGCTCGCCGCGACGGTATCGGGCGATAGTTCGGCTCTCCTGCGGCCCTCACTTATAGACGCTCGTTTCGATCAGGACTCCTGCGGCGTCGGCTTCGTCTCCTCCATCGCCGGTAAAGCCTCGCACTCCATCCTCTCCCAGTCCCTCACCGCGCTCGCCCGCCTCGCCCATCGCGGAGCCACCGCGGCCGACGGCAAAAGCTCGGACGGCGTCGGCGTTATGACGGCGGTCCCCCGCGCCCTGCTCCTGCGCGAGACCGGCATCACGCTTCCCGAGGATCAGTTCCTCGGCGTCGGCATGGTCTTCATGCCGCTCGATTACACCAAGACCGAGCCCGCGCTAGAAGAGTGCCTCACCGCGCACCAGATTAAGGTTCTCTGTTGGCGCGACGTCCCCGTCAACGTCTCCGCGCTGGGCGAGATCGCCCTCGGCACCATGCCGCGCATCCGCCAGGTGCTCGTCGTCGACGAAGCCCCGGCCAATCCCGCCCTCACCCCCAAGCAGTCGCAGGACGCCCTCGAGCGCCGCCTCTACCTCGCCCGCAAGCAGTTCGAGCGCATGTTCACCGCCGGGCAGGTCATGGGCTACCTCTGTTCGCTCTCCTCTCGCACCCTCGTCTATAAGGGCATGTCGAGCGGCCAGCTCCTGCCCGAGTTCTACCCCGACCTCACCTCCCCCGAGTACGCCACCCACTTCTCCATCTTCCACCAGCGCTACGCCACCAACACCACCCCCGCGTGGCACCGCGCCCAGCCCGGCCGCACCCTGGGCCACAACGGCGAGATCAACACCGTCTGGGGCAACCGCGCCCGCATGGACGCCCGCGACGCCACCCTGCCCGACGAGTGCAAGCCCATCCTGACCAAGACCGGCACCGACTCCACCTCGCTCGACGAGACGGTCGAGCTGCTCTCGAAGAACGGCCGCACCATCTCGGAGTCGATGCGCATCCTGCTGCCCCCCGCAGCCTCCACTCGCCGCCCGTCGAGCTTCCTCCAGTACCACGCCGACTGTGTCGAGCCGTGGGACGGCCCTGCCGCCATCGCCTTCAGCGACGGTCGCGTCGTCGGAGCCATCCTCGACCGCAACGGCCTGCGCCCCTCCCGCTTCGCCATCACCTCGGGCGGCCTCGTCGTCGCCGGTTCTGAGATCGGCCTGGTCGATCTCGACCCTGAAGAGGTCATCCACAGCGGCCGCCTCGGCCCCGGCGAGATGCTCGTAGTCGACATGATCGACGGCAAAGTCTTCGAGAACGAAGAGCTGCTCACGATCTTCGACACCGACGCCACCTACGCCAAGCTGCTCGATCGCCAGACCTTCGTCGGCACGCGCCCCTACCAGTCGCTCCTCGCCGACGAGATCGCGGCCTTCCACCGCGGCTTCGGCTACACCCGCGAAGACGTCCGCATGATCCTCCAGCCGATGGCGACCGAGGGCAAGGACGCCGTCTGGTCCATGGGCGACGACACCCCGCTGGCCTTCATGGCCCGCGCCCCGCGCCCGGTCTACGCCTTCATCCGCCAGCGTTTCGCGCAGGTCACCAACCCGGCCATCGACCCGCTCCGCGAGGCCATCGTGGTCTCGCTGCACACGCGTCTCGGCCCGTGGTCGCACATGCTCGATAAGAAGTCGCCGCTCGCCGGTCTCTCGCTCGAGTCGCCCTTCCTCTCGCTCGACCAGATGGAGACCCTGCGCCGCGGCGAGCACCCCCACGCCGAAGACCTCCGCATGGAGGAGCTGCACTGCGTCTTTGCCCCCTCTGAGACCCTCGAGTCGGCCATCGCCCGCATCGCGCAGCTGGCCATCGAGATCGTCCGCAACGGAGCTCGCATTCTGCTGCTGACCGATCGCACGGCGCGCAGCAACGCCCTCATCGCCATCCCTATGGCGATGGCCACCGGAGCCGTCAATCAGGCTTTGACGCTCTCCGGTCTGCGTACCGAGAGCGGCCTCGCGGTGGAGGCGGGCGACGTCCGCGACATCCACCACGCTGCCGTCCTTATCGGCTACGGCGCGGGCGCGGTCTGCCCCTGGCTGGCGCTCGAAACGGCCCGTTCCTTCTCCGCCGACGAGCCTCTGCTGGCGGAAAAGAAGATGCTCAAGAGCTTCGACGCGGGGCTCGCCAAGGTTATGTCCAAGATGGGCATCTCGGTCGTTGACAGCTACCGCGACGCGCACCTCTTCGACATCCTCGGCCTGCACCAGACAGTGGTAGACCGCTGCTTCGCCAACACCCCCGCGCCTCTTTCGGGTATTGGTTTTGCTGAATTAGACCGCCAGCTTCGCCTCGGCTGGCAGCCCACCGCCGAGCCAGCGGCGGACCTCCCCGACTACGGCTGGATTCGCTTCCGCAAGGCCGACGTCTCCGAGCCGCACGGCTGGCAGCCCTCCACCGTCCGGGCGCTCCAGACCGTCGTCGGCAGCACCCGCGCGGGCGTTCTGCCGCCCGATCCCGCCGCCGCCTTCACCATCTTCAGCCAGGAGATCGCGGCCCGCCAGCCCGCCGTGCTGCGCGATCTGCTCGAGATCCGTCCCAACGGCGCGCCGCTCGCGCTCGATGAGATCGAGTCGTCCTCCAGCATCTTCAAGCGGTTCATCGCCAGCGCCATGAGCCTCGGCTCGCTGAGCCCCGAGGCGCACCAGTGCATCACCATGGCCATGAACATGATCGGCGGCCGCTCCAACACCGGTGAGGGTGGCGAAGACCGCGACGTCTACCGCGTCCCGGCAGCCGTGCCGCCCACGCCCAGCCCCTCCGGCTCGGGCAGCGGCGCGCAGCTTTCCGGCGGCACGGCGGTAGCCGAGCTGGTCTCCACCGAAGCCCCCATCCCCGGCCTCCTCAACAACCGCATCAAGCAGGTGGCCTCGGGCCGCTTCGGCGTCACAGCCGAGTACCTGGCCCACGCCGAGGAGATCGAGATCAAGGTGGCACAGGGAGCCAAGCCCGGCGAGGGCGGCCAGCTTCCCAGCCACAAGGTCAGCGGCCTCATCGCTCGTCTCCGTCACGCGCAGCCGGGCGTGGCCCTCATCTCGCCTCCGCCTCACCACGATATCTACTCCATCGAGGACCTGGCGCAGCTCATCTACGACCTCAAGCGCGTCAATCCCAAGGCCGCCGTGGGCGTCAAGCTCGTCTCCGGCTGCGGCGTCGGCACGGTTGCGGCGGGTGTGGCCAAGGCTTATGCCGACTTCATCGTCATCGCCGGAAACAACGGCGGCACCGGCGCGGCGGCTCTTTCGAGCATCAAGTACGCGGGCAATCCGTGGGAGCTTGGTCTCGCCGAGGCGCAGCAAACCCTGATGCAGACCGGGATGCGTGGCCGCGTGCGCCTGCGCACCGACGGCGGTCTCACCACCGCCCGCGACGTCCTCGTGGCGGCCCTCCTCGGAGCCGACGAGTACGCTTTCGGTACGGCGGTCCTGGTCTCCATCGGCTGCGACATGGCGCGCCAGTGCCACCTCAACACCTGTCCCACCGGCATCGCCACCCAAAAGCCGGAGCTGCGCGCCAAGTTCCGCGGCAAGCCGGAGCACGTCGTCCGCTTCTTCGAGGAGCTGGCGCAGGACCTGCGTCACCTGCTTGCGCAGTACGGCCTGCGCTCGCTCGAAGAGGCCATCGGCCGCACCGATCTGCTCGAGCAGGTGCGCCACGACGGCGAACTGAACCTCGCCCCCATGCTGGCCCACTCCGCCAACGGACCGGCGCAGTGGCAGCACATCCGCAACACGCAGCCGGTCGAATGTCCTCCCATCGACGAGGCGTGGACCGAGCCCGCACTAGCGGCTATCGCGGCTGGCGAGCCTTACGTCGTCGAGTCGGCCATCGCCAACTGCGACCGCGCCCTGGGCGCACGTCTGGCGGGCGAGATCGCCCTGCAACGCGCCCAGGCCGACGTCCCCGCCGATGTCACCTTCCGTCTGACCGGCACCGCTGGCCAGTCCTTTGGAGCCTTTACGGTCCCCGGAATGAAGCTCGAGCTTCACGGCCAGGCCAACGACTTCGTCGGCAAGGGCCTCTCTGGCGGCGAGCTGGTCATCCGCGCCCGTGGCCTCGCGGCTCGGGACAGCGGCCAGCACGTCATCCTCGGCAACGTCGCGCTCTACGGCGGCACGGCTGGAATGTTGCTGGCGGCGGGCCGCGCTGGCGAGCGCTTCGCGGTGCGCAACTCGGGCGTGACGGCAGTTGTCGAAGGCGTCGGCGACCACGGCTGCGAGTACATGACCGGCGGTACGGTCGTCGTGCTGGGCCGCGCGGGCATCAACTTCGCGGCGGGCATGACGGGCGGCCTGGCGTGGGTCTACGACGCCGACGGTTCCTTCGTGCGCGACCAGCGCTTCCACCTGGAGTTCGTCGAGCCGGAGTCGTTTGCCACGGTGGACGCGGAGTCTCAGGAGAAGCTGCACGCGCTGGTGAAGCTACAGGCAGAACAGGCCGAGAGCAGCCTGGCCAAGTCGATGCTGGCAAACTGGCCGGCATCAGCCGAAGCCTTCGTCCGCCTCACCCCGAAGCCGCAGGTTTAA
- a CDS encoding long-chain fatty acid--CoA ligase has product MFDVKTINDMFVRATSRGTKRALLRQDAAGQWQPISSVELYGCVRALADVLRGWGVGKGDRVVLLSENRWEWQVSDYAVLALGAVDAPLYSTLTPEHVGYMLRDSGAKVAIVSNREQYEKLLAAGELPDLERVVVMDEGSFDNAESFSNLMKDAVAKQAPDAEFDAMVRSAEPGDLATIIYTSGTTGEPKGVRLTHGNLASNVSISTDGFAFSEQDICISFLPLSHVTARHVDYALMCHGATLAYCPKFDQMPAAMKAVLPTIFVGVPRVYEKIRQAVEAKSAHSPVKSRILSWALGVGKAHRPETLDGKTPGALPWKLANKLVFGKIREAFGGRVHTWISGGAPLGMDTAGWFADAGIRIFEGYGLTETSPVIALNYPKEHRIGTVGRPLRNVECRFAADGELEVKGPSIFPGYWNKEQETAEAFSEDGWFKTGDIGSIDADGYLSITDRKKELLKTSGGKLIAPQPIENRLKANTVVAQAAMVGDKHKFACVLISPNLQALEAWAKANGVAAGDAASLVRDPKVTRLYQGIVDKVNETLPPYESMKRVSVVAEEWSVEGGELTPSMKLKRRVIAQKYAKEIDAFYADEATSKS; this is encoded by the coding sequence ATGTTCGATGTGAAGACGATCAACGATATGTTCGTGCGGGCGACCAGCCGCGGAACCAAGCGGGCGCTGCTCCGGCAGGATGCGGCGGGACAGTGGCAGCCGATCTCTTCCGTCGAGCTGTACGGGTGCGTGCGCGCTCTGGCCGACGTGCTGCGCGGCTGGGGAGTGGGCAAGGGCGACCGCGTAGTGCTATTAAGCGAGAATCGCTGGGAGTGGCAGGTGTCGGACTATGCCGTACTGGCGCTGGGCGCGGTGGATGCGCCGCTCTATTCCACGCTGACGCCGGAGCACGTGGGTTACATGCTGCGCGACTCGGGCGCGAAGGTCGCCATCGTCTCTAACCGGGAGCAATACGAGAAGCTGCTGGCCGCGGGCGAACTACCCGACCTTGAGCGCGTGGTGGTGATGGACGAGGGCAGCTTCGACAACGCCGAGAGCTTCTCCAATCTGATGAAGGACGCAGTGGCCAAACAGGCTCCAGACGCGGAGTTCGATGCAATGGTCCGCTCGGCGGAGCCGGGGGATCTGGCGACGATCATCTACACCTCCGGCACGACGGGCGAGCCCAAGGGCGTGCGGCTGACGCATGGCAACCTGGCCAGCAATGTCAGCATCTCTACCGACGGCTTCGCCTTCTCCGAGCAGGATATCTGCATCTCCTTCCTGCCGCTCTCGCACGTAACGGCCCGCCACGTGGACTACGCGCTGATGTGCCACGGCGCGACGCTGGCCTACTGTCCCAAGTTCGACCAGATGCCCGCGGCGATGAAGGCGGTGCTACCGACGATCTTTGTGGGCGTGCCCCGCGTATACGAGAAGATCCGGCAGGCGGTAGAGGCCAAGAGCGCGCACTCGCCAGTGAAATCGCGGATTCTGAGCTGGGCGTTGGGCGTCGGCAAGGCGCATCGGCCGGAGACGCTGGACGGCAAAACCCCAGGCGCGCTTCCGTGGAAGCTGGCCAACAAGCTGGTATTCGGCAAGATCCGCGAGGCCTTCGGCGGACGGGTGCATACGTGGATCTCGGGCGGCGCGCCGCTGGGTATGGACACGGCGGGCTGGTTCGCTGATGCGGGCATCCGGATCTTCGAGGGCTACGGGCTGACCGAGACCTCGCCGGTGATCGCGCTGAACTACCCGAAGGAGCACCGCATCGGCACGGTGGGCAGGCCGCTGCGCAACGTCGAGTGCCGGTTCGCGGCGGACGGCGAGCTGGAGGTGAAGGGGCCGTCGATCTTTCCGGGTTACTGGAACAAGGAGCAGGAGACCGCCGAGGCGTTCAGCGAGGACGGCTGGTTCAAGACGGGTGATATCGGCTCCATCGACGCGGACGGCTATCTCTCCATCACCGACCGTAAGAAGGAGCTGCTGAAGACCAGCGGCGGCAAGCTGATCGCCCCGCAGCCCATCGAGAACCGCCTGAAGGCGAACACGGTGGTGGCGCAGGCGGCGATGGTGGGGGACAAGCACAAGTTCGCCTGCGTGCTGATCTCGCCGAACCTGCAGGCGCTCGAGGCATGGGCGAAGGCGAACGGCGTTGCAGCCGGAGACGCTGCCAGCCTGGTGCGCGACCCGAAGGTGACACGGCTCTACCAGGGGATCGTCGACAAGGTAAACGAGACGCTGCCCCCGTACGAGAGCATGAAGCGGGTGAGCGTGGTAGCGGAGGAGTGGTCGGTGGAGGGCGGCGAGCTGACCCCGAGCATGAAGCTGAAGCGGCGTGTGATCGCCCAAAAGTACGCGAAGGAGATCGACGCCTTCTACGCGGACGAGGCCACCAGCAAAAGCTGA
- a CDS encoding Xaa-Pro peptidase family protein — translation MSSSVRRRKLRTRMASAGVEAMLITHLPDVRYLCGFTGSNAALLVVGTRATLFTDGRYIAQAAAEVDGAKVVIAQKPVLAAAVDAVVAEGVATCGFDSTQTSVAALESLKAALPAKLRKSLLVPVAPLVAGLREIKDEIEIDKMRDAAGLGCWLFDNVFEHMVPGATEIEAALALEFTARMAGAERMSFDTIVASGERSALPHGRATGAKLPRRGFCTLDFGVVLDGYCSDMTRTVHMGKARPGEREVYEAVLDAQMAGVAAVKAGVQAGDVDEAARAVLRERKLDQYFTHSTGHGVGLEIHEGPRVAAKQTQTLKAGMVITIEPGVYMPGQFGVRIEDTVLVTAEGCEILTPSTKAWIEL, via the coding sequence ATGAGTTCAAGTGTAAGAAGAAGAAAGCTGCGGACGCGGATGGCCTCGGCTGGCGTGGAGGCCATGCTGATCACGCATCTGCCCGACGTGCGCTACCTCTGTGGGTTCACGGGATCGAACGCGGCGCTGTTGGTGGTTGGAACGCGGGCGACTCTGTTTACCGATGGCCGGTACATCGCGCAGGCGGCGGCAGAGGTGGACGGCGCGAAGGTCGTCATCGCCCAGAAGCCGGTGCTGGCTGCGGCGGTTGACGCGGTGGTCGCCGAGGGCGTGGCCACATGCGGCTTCGACTCGACCCAGACGTCTGTGGCGGCGCTGGAGTCGCTGAAGGCGGCGCTGCCCGCAAAGCTGCGCAAGAGCCTGCTGGTGCCGGTGGCCCCGCTGGTGGCCGGGCTGCGCGAGATTAAGGATGAAATCGAGATCGACAAGATGCGGGACGCGGCCGGGCTGGGCTGCTGGCTCTTCGACAACGTCTTCGAGCACATGGTGCCGGGCGCGACGGAGATCGAGGCGGCGCTGGCGCTCGAGTTCACGGCGCGCATGGCCGGGGCCGAGCGGATGTCGTTCGACACCATCGTGGCCAGCGGCGAGCGGTCTGCCTTGCCCCACGGCAGAGCGACCGGGGCCAAACTGCCGCGCCGGGGATTCTGCACGCTGGACTTCGGCGTGGTGCTGGACGGCTACTGCTCCGACATGACCCGGACGGTACACATGGGCAAGGCCCGCCCCGGCGAGCGCGAGGTCTATGAGGCCGTTCTAGACGCGCAGATGGCGGGCGTGGCGGCGGTGAAGGCCGGTGTCCAGGCGGGCGACGTGGACGAGGCCGCCCGCGCAGTACTGCGGGAGCGGAAGCTCGACCAGTACTTTACCCACTCCACCGGCCACGGCGTCGGGTTGGAGATTCACGAAGGCCCCAGGGTGGCGGCGAAGCAAACCCAGACCCTTAAGGCCGGAATGGTGATTACAATTGAACCCGGCGTGTATATGCCGGGCCAGTTCGGCGTTCGGATTGAAGACACGGTGCTGGTCACGGCCGAGGGGTGCGAGATTCTGACACCCTCGACCAAGGCCTGGATCGAGTTATAA
- the accB gene encoding acetyl-CoA carboxylase biotin carboxyl carrier protein — protein sequence MEDKELKELRELVEFLKANEIAEFDMERADLKVRIKFAADPAAAPAGVDMAQLARLMASTPSAPVAAAAPVAAAAPAAAPVSSNHEVKSPIVGTFYESPSPGAPAFVKVGDQVEVGQVLCIVEAMKLMNEIESDIAGEVIARIVSSGQPVEYGQPLFEIKAR from the coding sequence ATGGAAGATAAAGAGTTGAAGGAACTTCGCGAGCTGGTCGAATTTTTGAAGGCCAACGAGATCGCCGAGTTTGACATGGAGCGCGCCGACCTGAAGGTGCGGATCAAGTTTGCCGCGGACCCGGCTGCGGCTCCCGCCGGCGTGGATATGGCGCAGTTGGCGCGCCTGATGGCCTCCACCCCCTCGGCACCTGTTGCTGCCGCTGCGCCTGTGGCCGCTGCGGCCCCGGCGGCTGCGCCCGTGTCGTCGAACCACGAGGTCAAGTCGCCGATCGTGGGCACGTTCTACGAGTCGCCTTCGCCCGGTGCTCCGGCGTTCGTCAAGGTGGGGGACCAGGTCGAGGTTGGCCAGGTACTGTGCATCGTCGAGGCGATGAAGCTGATGAACGAGATCGAATCGGACATTGCGGGCGAGGTCATCGCGCGCATCGTATCGAGTGGGCAGCCGGTCGAGTATGGCCAGCCGTTGTTTGAGATCAAAGCTCGATAG
- a CDS encoding helix-turn-helix domain-containing protein, whose product MAGAVQTMMREVLDIRQASEYLGISDDTLYRYASEGFIPAFKLGNRWRFKRSLLDAWMVEKSAGRSGGVAVMPKQRKPMGRAR is encoded by the coding sequence ATGGCGGGAGCGGTGCAGACGATGATGCGCGAGGTGCTGGATATCCGGCAGGCGTCGGAGTATCTGGGGATCAGCGACGATACGCTGTATCGCTATGCAAGCGAAGGGTTTATACCGGCTTTCAAGTTGGGGAACCGATGGCGGTTCAAGCGCAGCCTGCTGGATGCATGGATGGTGGAGAAGAGCGCGGGGCGGAGCGGCGGGGTGGCCGTGATGCCGAAGCAGCGAAAGCCGATGGGGCGGGCGCGGTAG
- a CDS encoding TetR/AcrR family transcriptional regulator has translation MLDAAIEVIAENGYFHSPVSAIAARAGVADGTVYLYFKSKDELLRTAIDTHIGRFYACLEAQFLTLTDPRAQLEYIAWLHLESHRANRSMAILMQTEMRQSARFVEEFSHKHLVRYIQVVREVVRRGQQQGTFREDLSDGVVAHCMFGAIDELLSSAVFTGRTYDAKATASQVIDVLLNGIGKKA, from the coding sequence ATCCTCGACGCAGCCATCGAGGTGATCGCGGAGAACGGCTACTTCCACTCGCCGGTGAGCGCCATCGCCGCCCGCGCAGGCGTGGCCGACGGCACGGTCTACCTGTACTTCAAAAGTAAGGACGAGCTGCTCCGCACCGCTATCGACACGCACATCGGCCGCTTCTACGCGTGTCTGGAAGCGCAGTTCCTCACTCTGACCGACCCACGCGCTCAGCTCGAGTACATCGCCTGGCTCCACCTCGAGAGCCACCGCGCCAACCGCAGCATGGCGATCCTGATGCAGACGGAGATGCGCCAGAGCGCACGCTTCGTTGAAGAGTTCTCCCACAAGCATCTCGTCCGGTACATTCAGGTGGTGCGCGAGGTGGTGCGCCGCGGCCAGCAGCAGGGCACGTTCCGCGAAGACCTCTCCGACGGCGTGGTGGCTCATTGCATGTTCGGGGCCATCGACGAGCTGCTCAGCTCGGCAGTCTTCACCGGACGCACGTATGATGCGAAGGCGACCGCATCTCAGGTAATCGATGTTTTGTTGAATGGAATAGGGAAGAAAGCCTGA